Proteins co-encoded in one Anser cygnoides isolate HZ-2024a breed goose unplaced genomic scaffold, Taihu_goose_T2T_genome scaffold_43_1, whole genome shotgun sequence genomic window:
- the LOC136789244 gene encoding olfactory receptor 14C36-like, with translation MGWLVPLSSPRWDFQKNGTGFHQRSLSLTCRYRFLLGQLAHSQRNQMPNSSSITEFLLLAFADTRELQLLHFGLFLGIYLAALLGNGLIITAVACDHRLHTPMYFFLLNLALLDLGCISTTLPKAMANSLWDTRAISYAGCAAQILLFPFFIAVEYSLLTIMAYDRYIAICKPLHYGSLLSSRACAQMAAAAWGSGFLYAVLHTASTFSLPLCQGNVLDQFFCEIPQLLKLSCSDSGYHREVGLIALSGCLAFGCFVFIVLSYVQILRAVLRMPSEQGRHKAFSTCLPHLAVVSLFVATSMFAYLKPPSISSPALDLFLTVLYVVLPPAVNPLIYSMRNKKLKEALQKIFEYPL, from the coding sequence aTGGGATGGCTTGTTCCTCTTTCATCTCCACGGTGGGATTTCCAAAAAAACGGCACGGGTTTTCATCAGAGAAGTCTCTCCTTAACTTGTCGTTATCGTTTCCTCCTTGGACAGCTCGCCCATTCGCAGAGAAAccaaatgcccaacagcagctccatcaccgagttcctcctgctggcattcgcagacacgcgggagctgcagctcctgcacttcgggctcttcctgggcatctacctggctgccctcctgggcaacggcctcatcatcacagccgtagcctgcgaccaccgcctccacacccccatgtacttcttcctcctcaacctcgccctccttgacctgggctgcatctccaccactctccccaaagccatggccaactccctctgggacaccagggccatctcctacgCAGGATGTGCTGCTCAGATCTTactgtttccctttttcatcGCAGTAGAGTATTCCCtcctcaccatcatggcctacgaccgctacattgccatctgcaagcccctgcactacgggagcctcctgagcagcagagcttgtgcccagatggcagcagctgcctggggcagtggctttctctatgctgtcctgcacacggccagcACATTTtcactgcccctctgccaaggcaatgtcctggaccagttcttctgtgaaatcccccagctcctcaagctctcctgctcagattcAGGCTATCACAGGGAAGTTGGGCTCATTGCCCTTAGTGGCTGTTTAGCctttgggtgttttgttttcatcgtGCTGTCCTACGTGCAGATcctcagggccgtgctgaggatgccctccgagcagggccggcacaaagccttctccacgtgcctccctcacctggccgtggtctccctgtttgtggCCACCTCaatgtttgcctacctgaagcccccctccatctcctccccagccctggatCTGTTTCTGACTGTGCTGTACGTAGTGCTGCCTCCAGCtgtgaaccccctcatctacagcatgaggaacaagaAGCTCAAGGAAGCCCTCCAGAAAATATTCGAGTACCCTTTGTGA